In a single window of the bacterium genome:
- the lgt gene encoding prolipoprotein diacylglyceryl transferase, with protein sequence MLPDIFKIGSLTLHSYGLMLALAFLAGIWLMELQAKKIGLDKNLIVDLGVFIMAGSVIGSRLMYVATHWNEYSSNPWQALAVWEGGLTFYGGFILGTLTAVAYCRVRKISFWTIADIAAPGFAMGLGLGRIGCFLNGCCFGKPSSLPWAVTFPANGAAGLTSGCPVHPTQLYEALFGFAAFGLLWSLRNRRKFPGFSLCLLFLLYGIWRFASDQFRIYEQSQRWSFGLTNNQWISLGIILFAITAGLMLKLRKDRETIAH encoded by the coding sequence ATGCTTCCAGACATTTTTAAAATTGGATCCCTGACCCTGCACAGTTACGGGTTGATGCTGGCCCTGGCCTTTTTGGCCGGGATCTGGCTGATGGAACTGCAGGCCAAGAAAATCGGGCTGGACAAGAACCTGATCGTGGACCTGGGCGTGTTCATCATGGCCGGCTCGGTCATTGGTTCCCGGCTGATGTACGTGGCCACCCACTGGAACGAATACTCTTCAAACCCCTGGCAGGCTTTGGCGGTGTGGGAGGGGGGGCTGACCTTTTACGGCGGGTTCATCCTGGGGACCTTGACGGCGGTGGCCTATTGCCGGGTGCGGAAGATATCATTCTGGACCATAGCCGACATTGCGGCGCCAGGATTTGCCATGGGCCTGGGTCTGGGCCGGATCGGCTGTTTTCTTAACGGCTGTTGTTTCGGCAAACCAAGCAGCCTACCCTGGGCGGTCACTTTCCCGGCCAACGGCGCGGCCGGATTGACTTCGGGCTGCCCGGTGCATCCCACCCAGCTTTACGAGGCCCTGTTTGGTTTTGCCGCCTTCGGCCTGCTGTGGTCCCTGCGGAACAGGCGAAAGTTCCCCGGCTTTTCCCTCTGCCTGCTCTTTTTGCTTTACGGGATATGGCGCTTCGCCAGCGACCAGTTCCGGATCTACGAGCAGTCTCAAAGATGGAGTTTTGGTTTGACCAATAATCAGTGGATCAGCTTGGGCATCATTTTATTTGCAATCACGGCTGGTTTGATGTTAAAATTACGAAAAGACAGGGAGACCATCGCCCACTAA